A DNA window from Calliphora vicina chromosome 1, idCalVici1.1, whole genome shotgun sequence contains the following coding sequences:
- the LOC135951743 gene encoding lectin subunit alpha-like has protein sequence MRSTYLFKVLVVLLIFKINGIYCLGQMYTSDANNQYYIDFEEKFNWMESQAECLKINMTLVEIETSTKSLELSGLIQNIRQANNLKNATLWIGGIMSRFPEKHFVWLSTGNKFTYTNWFGGNPNFFGKNEFCVQMIMEENMRWNDNRCLNKFGLVCELNKIQQLEEKQKQWQQEIQSVKETLQQESQTHEQMQQNLENEVEQKALQLQHEMEKREKLEEKLQAEILKSVELQKALQNKLDMQQQLQDKLQQSRENKLRKQEKYEQNVQRELQEQENLQQELQIQGELNEQLKEQLQELTGSLSKIPQIYAENIEKEIEAQKRLKNETKTPLQLQQQFQEQLKQLSLRN, from the exons ATGCGTTCAACATATCTTTTTAAAGTGTTGGtggttttattgatttttaaaataaatggcaTTTATTGCTTGGGACAAATGTACACATCAGATGCCAATAATCAGTATTATATTGATTTTGAAGAGAAG ttcAATTGGATGGAAAGTCAGGCagagtgtttaaaaattaacatgacTTTAGTGGAGATTGAAACAAGTACAAAATCTTTGGAACTAAGTGGCCTGATCCAGAATATACGCCaagcaaataatttaaaaaatgctaCTCTTTGGATTGGTGGTATTATGAGCCGATTTCcggaaaaacattttgtttggcTTTCAACGGGCAACAAATTTACTTACACCAACTGGTTCGGCGGTAATCCCAACTTCTTtggcaaaaatgaattttgtgtTCAAATGATAATGGAAGAGAATATGAGATGGAACGATAatagatgtttaaataaatttggtttGGTGTGTGAACTCAATAAGATCCAACAATTGGAGGAAAAACAAAAGCAGTGGCAGCAAGAAATACAAAGTGTTAAAGAAACTTTGCAACAAGAAAGTCAAACTCATGAGCAAATGCAACAAAATCTAGAGAATGAAGTTGAACAGAAAGCACTACAACTACAGCATGAAATGGAGAAACGTGAAAAACTTGAAGAGAAATTGCAAGCAGAAATTCTGAAGAGTGTAGAGTTGCAAAAAGCCTTACAAAATAAACTAGACATGCAGCAACAATTGCAGGATAAGTTACAGCAGAGTCGGGAAAACAAGCTTAGAAAGCaagaaaaatatgaacaaaatgtacAAAGAGAATTACAGGAACAAGAAAATCTTCAGCAAGAACTACAAATACAAGGAGAACTAAATGAGCAATTAAAGGAGCAACTGCAGGAACTGACAGGCAGCCTTTCAAAAATACCGCAAATATATGCAGAGAACATAGAAAAAGAAATAGAAGCACAGAAACGATTAAAGAATGAAACAAAAACTCCATTACAGCTGCAACAACAATTTCAGgaacaattaaaacaattatcTTTAAGGAATTAG
- the LOC135951754 gene encoding putative mediator of RNA polymerase II transcription subunit 26: protein MHSAVYYAPIIILLVLKLNPIQAYGQKFTTSKNNVYYIDKEQKYSWFEALIACIEMDMTLVTIDTSTKSQEINTLVRNNFGNVHLWIGGIMTQYPNRHFIWLDTGKPFSYTNWQGSNPDFYGHNEYCAHIGWGNDLQWNDIACTNRQGFICENSQNRQQNKHMEEELQKERVKQQELQQQLLQRDQKQQELQAQLQEKQIQQDKLQQEVESVKETAEKENQRYQQLQSNLKQEVEEQHKKLKHGVRKFEQLEEDLKEATSNLQQLQEELQIQQNLKDLLQEELLKLKEQEQMPTNDMHKKYRDIILHFHQNHKRKELFKMRLGSIYTLILVLLIFKINRICAKGEFYTSDVQTKYYIDFDDKFNWFESQIACFKMNMTLVDVDTSSKSMELNTLFKKIRKENNVKNVTLWIGGFMTQYPTDQFVWISTGKQFTYTNWYGKNPNFLNKEEFCVEMLMAQDLKWNDISCLHSSGYVCEQSKHQEIQAKLQDKLKQREKLQQELNIFKKTLEQETQNYLQVQQNLQHEVDKKKAQIEQEFTKNLNFEENLKLELKKQNHLKQELQKQEDNQHELQEQLQQFEEQELKEQEALEDNLQNEIKKKQHFLLELQKQQELQLQLQMQLKNLKDQKLQTQEKLEENLETEVKTKEVLHQTLQQQQQFQHQIQEQLQQFQEQQLKREQILQKEMEKRQQRQELNYEENLQKNLQEKLKLEEELNQHREQQHQLQTQLQNLKEEKSKLEQDLEMDTNKQQELKQELQKQQNLIKQLQEQIKQLKEQEKEAKQRLEEQLQVEVKKQENLQQELLTQQKLQDQLQQQLQQTKENEANKHENLFENLQLQNQIKNKLIAPKDNNKFKKYTKLEKSSKQPVIKGKLQYMLQRFKDTNELQDDEIPNNVHYSIILNSPYIKYWNNF from the exons ATGCATTCCGCAGTCTATTACGCtccaattataattttattggttCTTAAATTAAATCCAATTCAGGCATATGGACAAAAATTTACAACCAGCAAAAATAATGTCTATTACATTGATAAAGAGCAGAAG TACTCTTGGTTCGAAGCCTTAATTGCGTGCATAGAAATGGACATGACTTTAGTAACAATTGATACGAGTACGAAATCGCAAGAAATCAATACTCTCGTAAGAAATAACTTTGGAAATGTTCATCTTTGGATTGGTGGCATTATGACTCAATATCCGAATCGACATTTTATATGGCTTGATACGGGAAAACCCTTCTCCTACACCAATTGGCAGGGCAGTAATCCAGACTTTTATGGCCACAATGAGTACTGTGCTCACATTGGCTGGGGCAACGATTTGCAATGGAATGATATTGCCTGCACCAATCGCCAAGGTTTTATATGTGAGAACAGCCAAAATCGCCAGCAAAATAAACACATGGAAGAAGAATTGCAAAAGGAAAGGGTGAAACAACAAGAACTACAACAGCAACTGCTGCAGAGAGACCAAAAGCAACAAGAGTTACAGGCACAACTGCAAGAAAAGCAAATACAGCAGGATAAATTGCAACAAGAAGTGGAAAGTGTCAAAGAAACAGCTGAAAAAGAAAATCAGCGATATCAGCAATTGCAGAGCAATCTAAAACAAGAAGTTGAAGAACAACATAAGAAGTTAAAACATGGAGTAAGAAAATTTGAACAGCTTGAGGAAGATTTAAAAGAGGCCACAAGTAACCTGCAACAATTACAGGAAGAGTTACAAATACAGCAAAACTTAAAAGACCTGCTTCAGGAGGAGTTGCTTAAGCTTAAAGAGCAAGAACAGATGCCAACAAATGATATGCATAAGAAATATCGCGatattattttgcattttcatcaaaat cACAAGAGAAAAGAACTATTTAAAATGCGTTTGGGATCTATTTACACGCTGATCTTggtgttattaattttcaaaattaatcgcaTTTGTGCCAAGGGAGAATTCTATACATCAGATGTACAAACTAAATATTATATAGATTTTGACGATAAG ttcaATTGGTTTGAAAGTCAAATAGCCTGTTTTAAAATGAACATGACACTGGTGGATGTGGACACGAGTTCAAAATCAATGGAGCTGAATACGCTATTCAAAAAAATTCGTAAGGAAAATAATGTGAAAAATGTTACTCTTTGGATTGGTGGTTTCATGACTCAATATCCAACTGATCAATTCGTGTGGATTTCAACGGGCAAACAATTTACTTACACCAACTGGTACGGCAAAAATCCAAACTTTCTCAACAAAGAAGAATTTTGCGTAGAAATGTTAATGGCCCAGGATTTAAAGTGGAATGATATTTCCTGTCTGCATAGTTCCGGCTATGTATGTGAACAGAGTAAACATCAAGAGATACAAGCGAAACTACAGGACAAACTGAAGCAAAGAGAGAAATTGCAGCAGGAATTGAATATTTTCAAGAAGACCTTAGAGCAAGAAACCCAAAACTATTTGCAAGTACAACAAAATCTACAACATGAAGTGGACAAGAAGAAGGCACAAATTGAGCAGGAATTCACGAAAAACCTTAATTTTGAGGAGAATTTGAAGTtggaattgaaaaaacaaaatcatttaaaacaaGAACTGCAAAAGCAGGAAGACAACCAACACGAACTTCAAGAGCAGTTGCAACAATTTGAAGAACAAGAGCTAAAAGAACAAGAAGCTCTGGAagataatttacaaaatgaaataaaaaagaaacaacattttctactaGAACTGCAAAAGCAACAAGAGTTGCAACTACAACTTCAAATGCAACTGAAAAACCTTAAAGATCAAAAGTTACAAACACAAGAGAAATTAGAAGAGAATTTAGAAACTGAAGTAAAAACGAAAGAGGTTTTACATCAGACactgcaacagcaacaacaattccAACATCAAATACAAGAACAGTTGCAGCAATTTCAAGAGCAACAATTGAAACGAGAGCAGATATTGCAAAAGGAAATGGAAAAGAGACAACAACGTCAAGAACTTAATTATGAAgagaatttacaaaaaaacttacaagaaaaacttaaattagAAGAAGAACTCAACCAGCATCGAGAACAGCAACATCAGCTTCAAACACAATTACAAAATCTCAAAGAAGAAAAATCCAAACTAGAACAGGATTTGGAAATGGATACAAATAAGCAACAGGAACTAAAACAAGAATTGCAAAAGCAACAAAACTTGATAAAACAGCTGCAAGAGCAGATAAAACAACTAAAAGAACAAGAAAAAGAAGCTAAACAAAGACTTGAAGAACAGTTGCAAGTGGAAGTAAAAAAGCAAGAAAATTTGCAGCAAGAATTGCTAACGCAACAAAAGTTGCAAGATCAGCTGCAGCAGCAATTACAACAAACTAAAGAAAATGAAGCGAATAAACATGAAaatctttttgaaaatttacaatTACAAAACCAAATTAAGAACAAACTGATAGCACCTAAagacaacaacaaatttaagaaatacaCCAAACTTGAAAAGAGCTCAAAGCAGCCAGTGATTAAAGGAAAACTGCAATATATGTTGCAACGATTTAAGGATACTAACGAGTTGCAAGATGATGAAATTCCAAATAATGTTCACTATAgcattatattaaattctcCCTATATTAAATATTGGAATAACTTTTGA
- the LOC135955513 gene encoding lectin subunit alpha-like — MGQLYTSDANNTYYIDFERKFSWFDGQIACLRMNMTLVEIKTSTKSLELNTMIKNLQQQNNIKGDYLWIGGILSRFPNKKFVWLSTGEELTYTNWYDNNPDFYNDNEFCIEMVMAENWKWNDDSCITRGGFVCEYKKEIEIQQEIYNHLQEQNNLQQEVVKQKEQIENELQKQNDLQHKHLEKLQQFEEQKLEMEKEIAKYLRKMNQSLETQEKLKENLQTEVKNNEALNTDLRKQKQLQQQLQEKLALREEELGKQQALQQQLKLQLQDLKEEKLQLKNQLETELSPQKDLNQEMLENEAENHKRLFQISHLKNHINELLQSSDDNNWESKDLQKYELHNNGQNVVIVYSPYRVFFNNIYQNLDNSTTHN; from the exons ATGGGCCAACTGTATACCTCAGATGCAAATAACACGTATTATATAGATTTTGAGCGTAAG ttcTCATGGTTTGATGGTCAAATTGCCTGCTTAAGGATGAACATGACCTTGGTGGAGATAAAGACGAGCACAAAATCCCTGGAACTGAATACCATGATCAAAAATCTTCAACAACAGAATAATATTAAAGGAGACTATCTTTGGATTGGTGGCATTCTGTCACGATTTCCGAATAAAAAGTTTGTTTGGCTTTCAACGGGTGAAGAATTAACGTACACCAATTGGTATGACAATAATCCGGATTTCTATAATGATaatgaattttgtattgaaatggTGATGGCGGAAAACTGGAAATGGAATGATGATTCTTGTATAACAAGAGGAGGTTTCGTGTGTGAATacaaaaaagaaatagaaaTTCAGCAAGAAATTTACAATCATCTGCAAGAGCAAAACAATCTACAACAAGAAGTGGTCAAGCAAAAGGAACAAATTGAGAATGAATTGCAGAAGCAAAACGATTTGCAACACAAACATCTAGAGAAGTTACAACAATTCGAAGAGCAAAAATTAGAAATGGAAAAAGAAATAGCGAAGTATTTAAGAAAGATGAATCAAAGCTTAGAGACGCAAGAAAagcttaaagaaaatttacaaaCTGAAGTAAAAAATAATGAAGCTTTGAATACAGACTTACGAAAGCAAAAACAGTTGCAGCAGCAACTACAAGAAAAATTAGCTTTAAGAGAGGAAGAATTAGGAAAGCAACAAGCtttacaacaacaacttaaGCTACAGTTGCAAGATCTCAAAGAGGAAAAGCTACAACTTAAAAATCAATTGGAAACAGAATTATCTCCACAGAAGGATCTAAATCAGGAAATGCTAGAAAATGAAGCGGAAAATCATAAAAGACTCTTTCAGATTTCACATTTAAAAAACCACATTAATGAGCTGTTGCAGTCAAGTGACGACAACAATTGGGAATCTAAAGatttgcaaaaatatgaattacacAATAATGGTCAAAACGTCGTTATCGTCTATTCCCCATACCGCgtgttttttaataacatatatCAGAACCTTGATAATTCTACAACgcataattaa